A single window of Aspergillus puulaauensis MK2 DNA, chromosome 5, nearly complete sequence DNA harbors:
- a CDS encoding tRNA-dihydrouridine synthase family protein (BUSCO:EOG09262Q6S;~COG:J;~EggNog:ENOG410PH4P;~InterPro:IPR001269,IPR018517,IPR035587,IPR013785;~PFAM:PF01207;~go_function: GO:0003824 - catalytic activity [Evidence IEA];~go_function: GO:0017150 - tRNA dihydrouridine synthase activity [Evidence IEA];~go_function: GO:0050660 - flavin adenine dinucleotide binding [Evidence IEA];~go_process: GO:0008033 - tRNA processing [Evidence IEA];~go_process: GO:0055114 - oxidation-reduction process [Evidence IEA]): MAVSETTPAVSNGAAQAAPEKPEAVPRTKLHGREFYKSIGSPKHIVAPMVDRSEFAWRMLTRSFMAPEDSKSVLAYSPMFHARLFREEAGYRGKMFHPTRASIGHKENGEALYVDGNPAIDRPLFVQFCANDPNDFLEAARYVAPYCDAVDLNLGCPQGIARRGHYGAFLQEDWDLIYKLISRLHAELSVPVTAKFRIQESKERTLEYAKMILSAGASIITLHGRTREQKGHNTGLADWSYIRYLRDNLPPETVIFANGNNLNYDDLERCLEATGADGVMSAEGNLSDPSIFARPPPVGSEGREYWRGRDGKGGYRLDAVFRRYLDIIYKYVLEQPVPERKPLYLPSDPEDEPQQPELGTNAATAPEAQERGEGEGEEEGPPKKKQKKQQKKERQKEQKASHKFRHGNPNNPSTKYMQSHLFQLFRPLIATHTNVRDALARSSAGDMTSFENTLTILEQEVKKGLKEYEQFPERFEQQSDPTLTGSKATIAEYGRPWWVCQPHIRPTPEEAMEAGALQVKKGEKQKNSEDGQTAEEKPDTPTNGAADSADTPTTATKDALLSG, translated from the exons ATGGCTGTGTCCGAGACAACACCGGCCGTCTCCAACGGCGCGGCGCAAGCCGCACCTGAGAAGCCAGAGGCGGTGCCTAGGACGAAACTCCATGGGCGAGAATTCTACAAAAGCATAGGCAGCCCGAAACACATCGTTGCGCCTATGGTGGATCGCTCTGAATTC GCATGGCGCATGCTCACTCGCTCCTTCATGGCCCCGGAAGACTCGAAATCCGTCCTCGCATATTCACCCATGTTCCATGCACGCCTGTTCCGCGAAGAGGCAGGGTACCGCGGGAAAATGTTCCACCCCACTCGCGCCTCAATCGGCCACAAAGAGAACGGAGAGGCTCTATACGTAGACGGGAACCCCGCGATTGATCGACCACTGTTTGTGCAGTTCTGCGCGAACGACCCGAATGACTTCCTTGAGGCGGCGCGCTACGTTGCGCCTTACTGCGATGCCGTTGATTTGAACCTCGGTTGCCCGCAAGGTATCGCGCGGAGGGGACATTACGGTGCCTTCTTGCAAGAGGACTGGGACTTGATTTATAAACTGATTAGCCGACTTCACGCGGAACTGTCGGTCCCAGTTACGGCGAAATTCAGAATTCAGGAATCGAAGGAGAGGACGCTGGAGTATGCAAAGATGATACTATCTGCAGGCGCAAGTATAATTACACTCCATGGACGCACGAGGGAGCAGAAGGGTCACAATACGGGGCTGGCCGATTGGAGCTACATTCGGTATCTTCGAGATAACCTACCGCCGGAGACCGTGATTTTTGCGAACGGAAACAATCTAAACTATGACGACTTGGAACGGTGCCTTGAAGCGACTGGAGCAGACGGCGTGATGAGTGCCGAAGGGAATCTGTCGGATCCTTCAATCTTCGCCAGGCCTCCGCCGGTAGGCAGTGAAGGTAGAGAATACTGGAGAGGTCGAGACGGAAAAGGAGGGTATCGTCTCGACGCAGTATTCCGACGGTACTTGGACATCATTTACAAGTACGTCTTGGAACAACCTGTCCCGGAACGAAAGCCCCTCTACCTCCCATCCGACCCGGAAGACGaaccacaacaaccagaGTTAGGCACGAACGCCGCCACAGCACCAGAGGCCCAAGAACGAGGAgagggtgaaggagaagaagaaggcccaccaaaaaagaaacagaagaaacagcagaagaaagagagacagaagGAACAGAAAGCCAGCCACAAATTCAGACACGGCAACCCAAACAACCCCAGCACGAAGTATATGCAAAGCCAtcttttccagctcttccgcCCATTGATCGCCACTCACACGAATGTTCGAGACGCGCTCGCAAGATCGTCAGCGGGTGATATGACCTCCTTCGAAAACACCCTTACCATTCTCGAACAGGAGGTCAAGAAAGGGTTGAAGGAGTACGAGCAATTCCCTGAACGCTTCGAGCAACAGTCCGATCCAACACTCACAGGGTCAAAGGCTACTATAGCCGAATATGGCCGGCCGTGGTGGGTTTGTCAGCCGCATATTCGACCAACTCCAGAAGAAGCGATGGAAGCTGGTGCACTTCAGGTtaagaagggcgagaaacagaagaactCTGAGGACGGGCAAACTGCCGAGGAGAAACCAGATACCCCCACGAACGGCGCCGCAGACTCCGCCGATACACCtacaacagcaacaaaagATGCCTTGCTGAGTGGTTAG